In Apium graveolens cultivar Ventura chromosome 10, ASM990537v1, whole genome shotgun sequence, the following are encoded in one genomic region:
- the LOC141689527 gene encoding CENP-B homolog protein 2-like, which produces MTSKIQPCDAGIIRAFKMHYRRRLYRGLLEGYELGQSDPGKINVLDAINYAVATWTTNVKQESIARYFQHCKIRSIDEVSSNLNEHTTPEEYIHELEVMIKDLGYRNKMDVNNFLDYPGENESCSEVQSIEQIANTILENSVEDDLEDDTTPLKPVTRKEALKASKMLNNFLMQHESTTPELLDAIRKIRDELHVDLNYMKKQTTIESYFTKI; this is translated from the coding sequence ATGACATCAAAAATCCAACCTTGTGATGCAGGAATTATAAGAGCTTTCAAGATGCACTATCGCAGGAGATTATATCGTGGGTTATTAGAAGGTTATGAGTTGGGACAATCTGATCCAGGAAAGATTAATGTTTTGGATGCTATCAATTATGCAGTCGCGACGTGGACGACAAATGTAAAACAAGAGTCAATAGCAAGGTACTTTCAACATTGCAAAATTCGTTCCATAGATGAAGTTTCGAGCAATTTAAATGAACATACAACTCCGGAAGAATACATTCATGAACTTGAGGTGATGATTAAGGATCTAGGTTATCGTAATAAAATGGATGTTAATAACTTCTTAGATTATCCGggtgaaaatgaatcatgttccGAGGTCCAGAGTATAGAACAGATTGCAAACACCATCCTTGAAAATAGTGTTGAAGATGATCTTGAAGACGATACAACACCGTTGAAGCCGGTTACACGTAAAGAAGCACTCAAGGCATCAAAAATGCTTAATAACTTTTTGATGCAACATGAAAGCACCACACCCGAGCTTTTGGATGCAATAAGGAAGATTAGGGATGAACTtcatgttgatttaaattatatgaaaaagcaaactacaattgaatcatattttacaaagatataa
- the LOC141691677 gene encoding uncharacterized protein LOC141691677 yields MGGSIVSSVNAPTMNVMMPSEPMSILGGIKLKGGSNYDVWSQFVTMFIVGRGKKGFITGTNKQPDFGDITYDKWVMDDAIVKGWLINSMETDVMMLFIRLPTSKAVWDAASRTFFEGANKSIIYDLSRKAMSTKQGGRPIATYYSDLKFLWQELDHRKPITFTQAEVIKVRLTEIEEERVYVFLAGLDDTYDLFEEKSYALILFLALKLCSPHYEGKSSVVI; encoded by the coding sequence ATGGGTGGATCTATTGTCTCCTCGGTGAATGCTCCAACAATGAACGTGATGATGCCTTCGGAACCGATGTCAATTCTTGGCGGAATCAAATTGAAAGGAGGTTCTAACTATGATGTTTGGTCTCAGTTTGTTACTATGTTTATTGTTGGGAGAGGTAAAAAAGGATTTATTACTGGTACTAATAAGCAACCCGATTTTGGTGATATAACCTATGATAAATGGGTCATGGACGATGCTATCGTAAAAGGATGGCTTATCAATTCTATGGAAACTGATGTCATGATGTTGTTTATACGTCTACCTACTTCAAAGGCGGTCTGGGATGCTGCAAGTCGCACCTTTTTTGAAGGTGCTAATAAATCAATCATCTATGATTTATCTCGAAAGGCAATGTCCACAAAGCAAGGGGGGAGACCAATTGCAACGTACTATTCAGATCTGAAGTTTCTTTGGCAGGAACTTGATCATCGTAAACCCATCACGTTTACTCAAGCGGAGGTTATTAAGGTACGATTGACTGAAATTGAGGAAGAGCGTGTTTATGTATTTCTTGCAGGTCTGGATGACACATATGATCTATTCGAGGAGAAATCCTACGCACTGATCCTCTTCCTAGCACTGAAGTTGTGTTCTCCACATTACGAAGGGAAGAGCAGCGTCGTAATATAA
- the LOC141691679 gene encoding phytochrome A-associated F-box protein-like, producing MATDDVFKLYEFNNDLLIKIVFGLDVKDWGRLACVSKKSYSILHDFCYKIKCTQTHPTLVHDLLSVSSSPPGGWVAVFKLLFCCPGLAHVVVRVEGTSHDEYVLPEPHLASERLWLSCERGNKCLDDRFSRNCLYVSNWPICEHVNTGKLEK from the coding sequence ATGGCTACTGATGATGTTTTCAAATTATATGAGTTTAATAACGATCTTCTTATCAAAATAGTTTTTGGTCTTGATGTGAAAGACTGGGGTCGTCTTGCTTGTGTTTCGAAAAAGTCATATTCTATACTGCATGATTTTTGTTATAAAATCAAATGCACCCAAACACATCCAACTCTAGTGCACGATCTTCTCTCTGTCTCTAGTTCCCCACCAGGTGGTTGGGTTGCGGTATTCAAACTTTTATTCTGCTGCCCGGGTCTTGCTCACGTAGTCGTTCGTGTTGAGGGGACGAGTCATGATGAGTATGTATTGCCGGAACCTCATTTGGCTTCGGAGCGTTTATGGTTGAGCTGTGAACGGGGAAATAAGTGTTTGGACGATCGATTTAGCAGGAATTGTTTGTATGTTAGCAATTGGCCCATTTGCGAGCACGTTAATACTGGGAAACTAGAAAAATAA